The Ruania alba genome window below encodes:
- a CDS encoding helix-turn-helix transcriptional regulator — MQNSLTARRQENGWSQQHLAEQLGVSRQTVISIEKGRFDPSLPLAFRLAEVFECRIEDLFEP, encoded by the coding sequence ATGCAGAACTCACTCACGGCACGCCGTCAGGAGAACGGCTGGTCCCAGCAGCATCTCGCGGAACAGCTCGGCGTCTCCCGGCAGACCGTGATCTCCATCGAGAAGGGGCGGTTCGACCCCTCGCTCCCCCTCGCGTTCCGCCTCGCTGAGGTGTTCGAGTGCCGGATCGAGGATCTATTTGAGCCGTGA
- a CDS encoding Gfo/Idh/MocA family protein — protein sequence MASSVAPRPAVALIGAGAIAAVHVRAIRAAGARLVGVLSSTSARSSAAAERLGAERSYPRLDALLADDAVEVVHICSPPGAHNEHVRAALAAGKHVVCEKPLATTPAEAADLADLAALSGRVCAVPFAYRYHPMAVEAHTRARTGKLGRIVSLRGAYQQEWRLVYDEDGWWSDPGQTGPSRAFADIGSHLVDLVEFTSAERIARVHAVMRTVLPQSPAGHVLTTEDVAAVTVETTSGAIGTLQVSQMSLGRKNSLTVEVYGADASHTFDQESPESLWTADRRGGREIVRDIPSLSDASARLSILPGGHPMGYQDAFTALVTDAYVATTGACPAELPTFDDGARAAAVVDAVVRSANQGSWTDVAESPTLRSTT from the coding sequence ATGGCTTCCAGTGTCGCGCCCCGTCCTGCCGTCGCGCTGATCGGCGCCGGGGCCATCGCGGCGGTTCACGTCCGCGCGATCAGGGCAGCTGGCGCCCGCCTCGTCGGCGTGCTGTCCTCTACCTCTGCCCGATCCAGCGCTGCTGCGGAACGGCTCGGCGCCGAGCGCTCTTATCCCCGTCTCGACGCACTGCTTGCTGACGATGCCGTCGAGGTTGTCCATATATGCAGCCCGCCCGGGGCGCACAACGAGCATGTGCGAGCCGCTCTCGCCGCCGGAAAGCACGTGGTCTGCGAGAAGCCGCTCGCCACCACGCCTGCTGAGGCTGCCGATCTCGCGGACCTCGCCGCACTGTCGGGTCGTGTCTGTGCGGTCCCGTTCGCCTACCGCTATCACCCGATGGCCGTCGAAGCACACACTCGGGCTCGGACCGGGAAGCTGGGACGCATCGTCAGCCTCCGTGGCGCCTATCAGCAAGAGTGGCGCCTGGTCTACGACGAGGACGGCTGGTGGAGCGATCCCGGGCAGACCGGGCCCTCTCGCGCCTTCGCCGACATCGGTTCCCATCTCGTGGACCTGGTGGAGTTCACCTCGGCCGAGCGGATCGCCCGTGTGCACGCGGTGATGCGCACCGTGCTCCCGCAGAGCCCCGCCGGTCACGTGCTGACCACCGAGGACGTCGCCGCGGTCACCGTCGAGACCACCAGCGGCGCGATCGGGACGCTGCAGGTTTCACAGATGAGCCTGGGTCGCAAGAACAGCCTGACCGTGGAGGTCTACGGCGCCGACGCTTCGCATACCTTCGACCAGGAGTCACCGGAGTCGCTGTGGACAGCCGATCGCCGCGGCGGGCGTGAGATCGTCCGGGACATCCCATCGCTGTCAGACGCGTCCGCGCGCCTGTCGATCCTTCCCGGCGGACACCCGATGGGATACCAGGATGCGTTCACCGCGCTGGTGACTGACGCCTATGTGGCGACGACCGGCGCATGCCCGGCTGAGCTGCCCACTTTCGACGACGGCGCGCGTGCGGCGGCGGTCGTGGACGCCGTCGTCCGTTCGGCCAACCAGGGCAGCTGGACCGACGTGGCCGAGTCCCCGACCCTGAGGAGCACGACATGA
- a CDS encoding DUF2277 domain-containing protein has product MCRNIRTLHNFEPHATSEEVRAAALQYVRKVSGMTKPSAANQEIFDQAVAEIAHTTEHLLADLVTKAPPKDREVEAAKAKERAAKRYGTQVASA; this is encoded by the coding sequence ATGTGCCGCAACATTCGAACCCTGCATAACTTCGAGCCGCACGCCACCTCCGAGGAGGTGCGTGCCGCCGCGCTGCAGTACGTGCGCAAGGTGAGCGGGATGACCAAGCCGTCTGCCGCGAACCAGGAGATCTTCGACCAGGCGGTGGCCGAGATCGCCCACACCACCGAGCACCTGCTCGCCGACCTCGTCACGAAAGCCCCGCCGAAGGATCGCGAGGTCGAGGCTGCCAAGGCCAAGGAGCGGGCTGCGAAGCGCTACGGGACCCAGGTCGCCAGCGCTTGA
- a CDS encoding sugar phosphate isomerase/epimerase family protein, with protein MTAVRPITLFTGQWSDTPLEDVIAQAASWGYDGVEIDCGGTHLDTLRAEEDPDYLAGIRRLLDQHGLGVWAVSNHAAGHAVGLPAFDFRHERMLAARIWGDGNADGIRERAREEMIRTARVARRLGVDRVVGFSGSSIWPFVVGFPGVDDDVIDAGFEDFARSWTPVLNAFAQEGVVFAHEPHPGEIAFDYWTCHRAVDAIAGHPAFGFNWDPSHLTWQGIDTVAFLLDFAERIHHVDCKDTRVRPADGRSGILGSHLPWGSVRRAWDFVTVGRGQVRWDDALRALNEIGYDGPVSVEWEDMAMTREAGAAEAAQFLHELQRTLAGSTTTEK; from the coding sequence ATGACCGCCGTTCGACCGATCACCCTCTTCACCGGGCAGTGGAGCGATACCCCGCTCGAGGACGTCATCGCCCAGGCAGCGAGCTGGGGCTACGACGGCGTGGAGATCGACTGCGGGGGAACCCATCTCGACACCCTGCGCGCGGAGGAAGACCCCGACTATCTGGCCGGAATCCGGCGCCTGCTCGACCAGCATGGCCTCGGCGTCTGGGCTGTCTCGAACCACGCGGCCGGGCACGCCGTCGGACTCCCAGCCTTCGACTTCCGGCACGAACGGATGCTCGCCGCTCGGATCTGGGGTGACGGCAATGCTGACGGAATCCGAGAGCGTGCTCGGGAGGAGATGATCCGCACCGCGCGGGTGGCGCGCCGCCTCGGAGTGGACCGGGTGGTCGGCTTCTCCGGCTCCAGCATCTGGCCGTTCGTCGTAGGCTTCCCCGGAGTCGACGACGACGTGATCGATGCGGGCTTCGAGGATTTCGCACGCTCGTGGACCCCAGTGCTCAATGCGTTCGCCCAGGAAGGCGTGGTCTTCGCGCACGAACCACATCCCGGCGAGATCGCCTTCGACTACTGGACCTGCCATCGTGCGGTCGACGCCATCGCCGGTCACCCGGCCTTCGGGTTCAACTGGGACCCGAGTCACCTGACCTGGCAGGGCATCGACACAGTCGCGTTCCTGCTGGATTTCGCCGAGCGGATCCACCATGTCGACTGCAAGGACACCCGTGTTCGGCCCGCCGACGGCCGTTCAGGCATCCTCGGTTCGCACTTGCCCTGGGGGAGCGTGCGCCGAGCGTGGGACTTCGTGACCGTCGGGCGTGGGCAGGTCCGCTGGGACGATGCCCTCCGCGCACTGAACGAGATCGGGTACGACGGACCAGTATCGGTGGAGTGGGAGGACATGGCCATGACCCGAGAGGCCGGTGCCGCTGAGGCCGCCCAGTTCCTGCACGAGCTGCAGCGCACGCTTGCGGGTTCCACGACGACCGAGAAGTGA
- a CDS encoding sulfatase: MRAIMLMFDSLNRHMLNPYVAETMVKAPNFQRLAQRSVRLTNFYAGSLPCMPARRELHTGRHNFLHRSWGPLEPFDDSMPQLLDDAGVHTHLASDHHHYWEDGGATYHTRYSTWEGFRGQENDPWRGVVGPAQQNRQNVLNRQAMPTEAEHSQTRTVDAGIEFLRANAEADRWFLQLELFDPHEPFFAHQHYRDRYGQHTDDVGFDWPPYEKVTEAGAHVAEARRHYAALVSMCDHSLGRVLDAMDTHDLWEDTMLIVNTDHGYLLGEHGWWAKAMMPWYNELVHLPFFLWDPRVGRAGTACDALAQTIDIAPTLLTWFGENPPPDMVGQDLGEVLAQDGSPSGFTHGHEAVLFGSHGGHVNVTDGRYVYMRSSVERENQPLEEFTLMPTRMMSRFGVSELSDWEPAEPFSFTKGLRTMRVPAAASWVSSWQHGTLLFDLATDPGQQHPLCDETLELGMVKLLLERLRHHDAPGSQFDRLGLPRHGPPGPEHLLCRRHAERAAAVAEPLPAAADLPGRHWLAAPVEALTGDPGARAILRETLPEVLGTELVHARAGVSLLDLARTGTLTRERLITAGHALATLD, encoded by the coding sequence ATGCGCGCGATCATGCTGATGTTCGACAGCCTGAACCGGCACATGTTGAATCCGTACGTGGCCGAGACGATGGTCAAGGCGCCGAACTTCCAGCGGCTGGCGCAGCGGTCGGTGCGGCTGACGAACTTCTACGCCGGGTCGCTACCGTGCATGCCCGCACGTCGGGAGCTGCACACCGGGCGGCACAACTTCCTGCACCGGTCCTGGGGACCACTCGAACCGTTCGACGACTCGATGCCCCAGCTCCTCGACGATGCCGGCGTGCACACACACCTCGCCTCCGACCACCACCACTACTGGGAGGACGGCGGAGCGACCTACCACACCCGCTACAGCACCTGGGAGGGGTTCCGGGGGCAGGAGAATGATCCGTGGCGGGGGGTGGTGGGACCGGCGCAACAGAATCGCCAGAACGTCCTCAACCGACAGGCGATGCCGACCGAGGCCGAACATTCCCAGACCCGCACCGTGGATGCCGGCATCGAGTTCCTCCGGGCGAACGCCGAGGCCGACCGGTGGTTCCTGCAGCTGGAGCTGTTCGACCCGCACGAGCCCTTCTTCGCCCACCAGCACTACCGTGATCGCTACGGCCAGCACACCGACGACGTCGGCTTCGACTGGCCCCCCTACGAGAAGGTCACGGAGGCGGGGGCGCACGTGGCCGAGGCGCGGCGGCACTACGCTGCCCTCGTCTCCATGTGCGACCACTCGCTCGGCCGGGTGCTCGACGCGATGGACACCCACGACCTGTGGGAAGACACGATGCTCATCGTCAACACCGACCACGGGTACCTGCTCGGTGAGCACGGCTGGTGGGCCAAGGCGATGATGCCCTGGTACAACGAGCTGGTCCACCTGCCGTTCTTCCTCTGGGACCCCCGTGTCGGTCGCGCCGGCACGGCATGCGACGCCCTGGCTCAGACCATCGACATTGCACCGACGCTCCTGACGTGGTTCGGCGAGAACCCGCCTCCCGACATGGTGGGCCAGGACCTGGGTGAGGTGCTCGCACAGGACGGGTCGCCGTCGGGATTCACGCACGGGCACGAGGCGGTGCTGTTCGGTAGCCACGGCGGCCACGTGAACGTCACCGATGGTCGCTACGTGTACATGCGGTCCTCCGTCGAGCGTGAGAATCAGCCGCTCGAAGAGTTCACCCTCATGCCCACCCGCATGATGTCGCGCTTCGGCGTGAGCGAGCTCAGCGACTGGGAGCCGGCCGAGCCGTTCTCCTTCACCAAGGGCCTGCGGACGATGCGGGTACCTGCTGCGGCCAGCTGGGTGAGCTCGTGGCAACACGGAACATTGCTCTTCGACCTCGCGACCGATCCGGGCCAGCAGCACCCGCTGTGCGATGAGACTCTCGAGCTGGGCATGGTCAAGCTCTTGCTCGAGCGGCTGCGCCACCACGACGCCCCAGGCAGTCAGTTCGACCGCCTCGGCCTCCCCCGGCACGGCCCACCGGGCCCGGAGCACCTGCTCTGCCGCCGTCATGCCGAGCGGGCCGCGGCGGTTGCCGAGCCGCTGCCGGCCGCTGCCGACCTGCCGGGTCGGCACTGGCTCGCCGCCCCGGTCGAGGCGCTCACGGGAGATCCGGGGGCCCGCGCCATCCTGCGCGAAACGCTTCCGGAGGTGCTGGGGACCGAGCTGGTCCACGCCCGCGCCGGGGTGAGCCTGCTCGACCTGGCCCGGACCGGCACCCTGACACGGGAACGGCTCATCACCGCGGGCCACGCTCTGGCGACCCTGGACTGA
- a CDS encoding ROK family transcriptional regulator, whose product MLETRRTDGSGGGRTANSLRHSNLATIFGMVHRAGALSRAELTRRTGLNRSTMGECLSDLADLGLVVEARPETGSGRGRPSPIIRPYPGTVAVTVNPEVDAIRIGLVAMGGRIIEQVRLETDGPADASEVVRRSADVVDRMLDGQPYVVAGLAVAVPGQVRLSDGHVRDAPHFGWVEEPLAADLERVTGLPTSAANAALLGMYGECAFGSGRGVDDLVYMIGGASGIGGGVLSGGALVTGSAGYAGELGHLFVRSDGAKCPCGAHGCLEAEVTQPGLLDAVGLAPAQVERLEAELLRAEDPAVHELVDHDRDLLAIAVRSVVNLFNPSVVVLGGFLSTLHRVRAAPLLSEQAIRASRECVEVRDAELGADQLTVGTAELAFSSLLADPASAQLISRASA is encoded by the coding sequence ATGCTCGAGACGCGGCGCACCGACGGGTCCGGGGGTGGCCGCACCGCGAACAGCCTCCGCCACAGCAACTTGGCGACCATCTTCGGAATGGTCCACCGAGCGGGAGCGCTCTCGCGGGCCGAGCTGACACGCCGCACAGGCCTCAACCGCTCGACGATGGGTGAGTGCCTCAGCGACCTGGCAGATCTTGGCCTCGTGGTGGAGGCCCGTCCCGAGACCGGTTCCGGCCGTGGTCGCCCCAGTCCGATCATCCGGCCATACCCGGGCACCGTGGCCGTCACGGTCAACCCGGAGGTCGACGCGATCCGTATCGGCCTCGTCGCGATGGGTGGGCGGATCATCGAGCAGGTACGTCTCGAGACCGACGGACCGGCAGACGCCAGCGAGGTTGTCCGCCGCAGCGCGGATGTCGTGGACCGGATGCTGGACGGGCAGCCGTACGTGGTTGCCGGCCTGGCCGTGGCGGTGCCCGGTCAGGTGCGGCTTTCCGACGGGCACGTGCGCGACGCCCCGCACTTCGGGTGGGTCGAGGAACCTCTCGCCGCAGACCTGGAGCGCGTCACCGGTCTGCCCACGTCGGCCGCGAACGCCGCCTTGCTGGGCATGTACGGCGAGTGCGCGTTCGGGTCGGGTCGCGGCGTTGACGACCTCGTCTACATGATCGGTGGAGCCAGTGGTATCGGAGGCGGAGTGCTCAGTGGAGGTGCCCTGGTGACCGGCTCGGCCGGCTATGCCGGAGAGCTGGGGCACCTATTCGTCCGGTCGGACGGCGCCAAGTGTCCCTGCGGCGCTCACGGTTGCCTCGAGGCCGAGGTCACCCAACCCGGCCTCCTCGACGCCGTCGGACTCGCACCCGCACAGGTCGAGCGGCTCGAGGCCGAGCTCCTACGGGCCGAGGACCCGGCGGTGCACGAGCTGGTGGACCACGACCGGGACCTACTCGCAATCGCGGTGCGTTCCGTCGTCAACCTCTTCAACCCCAGCGTGGTGGTGCTCGGCGGATTCCTCTCGACCTTGCACCGCGTGCGGGCGGCCCCGTTGCTCAGCGAGCAGGCGATCCGCGCGAGCCGGGAGTGCGTGGAGGTTCGCGATGCCGAGCTTGGCGCCGACCAGCTCACCGTCGGGACGGCGGAGCTCGCCTTCTCCTCCTTGCTCGCCGATCCTGCCTCGGCTCAGCTGATCTCCCGGGCCTCCGCCTGA
- a CDS encoding sulfatase-like hydrolase/transferase: protein MTDHPHILLTVSEDCPPWFGCYGDPLAATPNLDALAARGVTFDQAYSAAPVCAPSRFALLTGVPPQSHAPAHQMRANAALPPWLHTWPELLRSRGYHCTNNAKTDYNCDVDPAAVWDESSLTAHWRSRPTDTPFVSVVNLDTTHESAVFARDTVTVEPDKVTVPPGLPDLPEIRADIAQYYGRIARMDAAVGDLLAQLDEDGLTDSTIVIHTSDHGGVAPRSKRYCYDSGLHVPLIIAAPPRWAHLLGAPGSRVRVPVSTISIPPTILTLTGTDVPEFMQHRPLTVGSVPQEGFAVGMRNRMDERDDMVRTIRSSRYRYVRNYQPFRPNGRHQGFAWHAAGYRAWDRAHRCGGLTGPTEAFWHPRPPVELYDTWADPGQLENLAGRPEVAAIERELAARLRESMLNTWDNGFLHEDSPHQGWDDSRVPGAYPLPRLLALTDLILEPDPIIQDRLVTALVDPDATIRRWAALTLHAHRSTHRLTQSTVAALAAAAQHDDDPHVRVSAAEVWAIETGDDVPCDLLVAHLTPDVSPAVRLGAVEALTALPSDAVAPHRDVVATVAAEPGRPLRTAARYLLLQLDGHDDPDTRVLDIEQTDFTHSLT from the coding sequence ATGACTGATCATCCCCACATCCTGCTCACCGTCAGCGAGGACTGCCCGCCGTGGTTCGGCTGCTACGGCGACCCACTGGCGGCAACCCCGAACCTGGACGCGCTGGCTGCGCGTGGTGTCACCTTCGACCAGGCCTACTCCGCGGCGCCGGTCTGTGCGCCGTCGCGGTTCGCGCTGCTGACCGGGGTTCCCCCGCAGAGCCACGCACCTGCCCACCAGATGCGCGCGAACGCTGCGCTCCCGCCCTGGTTGCATACCTGGCCAGAGCTCCTGCGCAGTCGCGGCTACCACTGCACGAACAACGCCAAGACCGACTACAACTGTGACGTCGATCCGGCTGCTGTGTGGGATGAGAGCTCGCTCACCGCGCACTGGCGCAGCCGGCCCACCGATACCCCCTTCGTCTCGGTCGTCAATCTGGACACCACTCACGAGTCGGCGGTGTTCGCGCGGGACACCGTCACCGTCGAGCCTGACAAAGTCACCGTCCCGCCGGGCCTGCCCGATCTGCCGGAGATCCGTGCTGACATCGCGCAGTACTACGGCCGGATCGCCCGGATGGACGCTGCCGTGGGCGACCTGCTTGCACAACTGGACGAGGACGGCCTCACCGACTCCACGATCGTCATCCACACCTCCGACCACGGCGGAGTCGCCCCACGCTCCAAACGCTACTGCTACGACAGCGGCCTGCATGTGCCACTGATCATCGCCGCTCCGCCGCGGTGGGCTCACCTGCTGGGCGCACCGGGCTCCAGGGTGAGGGTCCCGGTCTCGACGATCAGCATCCCGCCGACCATCCTCACCCTCACCGGAACGGACGTGCCGGAGTTCATGCAGCACCGCCCGCTGACGGTCGGCTCCGTCCCCCAGGAGGGGTTCGCCGTCGGGATGCGCAACCGGATGGACGAGCGCGACGACATGGTGCGCACGATCCGTAGCTCGCGATACCGGTACGTGCGCAACTACCAGCCGTTCCGCCCCAACGGGCGACACCAAGGATTCGCGTGGCATGCCGCCGGCTATCGAGCCTGGGACCGGGCTCATCGCTGCGGCGGGCTCACCGGACCCACGGAGGCGTTCTGGCACCCACGTCCACCGGTGGAGCTCTACGACACCTGGGCCGACCCGGGCCAGCTCGAGAACCTTGCCGGACGTCCCGAGGTCGCCGCCATCGAGCGTGAGCTCGCCGCCCGGCTACGGGAATCCATGCTGAACACCTGGGACAACGGGTTCCTGCACGAGGACTCCCCGCATCAGGGATGGGACGACAGCCGGGTGCCGGGCGCCTATCCACTGCCCCGGCTGCTGGCATTGACCGACCTGATACTCGAGCCGGATCCGATCATCCAGGACCGCCTGGTCACGGCCCTCGTCGACCCCGACGCGACCATCCGCCGGTGGGCGGCGCTGACACTGCACGCACATCGCAGCACGCACCGCCTCACGCAGTCGACAGTGGCGGCTCTGGCGGCGGCGGCTCAGCACGACGACGACCCTCACGTGCGGGTATCGGCCGCCGAAGTGTGGGCGATCGAGACCGGCGACGACGTCCCGTGCGACCTGTTGGTGGCTCACCTCACGCCCGACGTGAGTCCCGCCGTCCGCCTCGGGGCTGTCGAGGCCCTGACTGCCCTCCCCAGCGACGCGGTGGCGCCCCACCGTGACGTCGTGGCGACCGTCGCCGCCGAGCCGGGCCGGCCGCTGCGGACCGCTGCGCGCTACCTGCTGCTGCAACTGGACGGGCACGACGACCCGGACACACGCGTGCTCGACATCGAGCAGACCGACTTCACCCACTCTCTCACCTGA
- a CDS encoding carbohydrate ABC transporter permease, producing MSAATGAPRTRRRRRDWTGWIFVGPFMAVFVVVMAAPVVYAIYLSLFQTRLIGGTAFVGLANYLDALQDPTFHTALLRVIGYLLVQVPVMLVLAAIAALAIDSARLYLSSVFRITIFLPYAVPAVVATLMWGFMYGTRYGLIGNLNDAFGWSLPNPLSASWVIVAIGNIAVWSYVGYNMLILYSALQLISKDLYEAAEIDGAGTFRVIRAIKLPAMRPSLVVCIVFSVIGSFQLFNEPNVLKTLAPNAIASGYTPNMYAYNLAFAGQQSSYAAAIAIVLGIVTVVVAYIVQAVGMRREGTR from the coding sequence GTGAGCGCCGCAACCGGAGCACCCAGAACCAGGCGCCGTCGCCGGGACTGGACCGGCTGGATCTTCGTCGGCCCTTTCATGGCGGTCTTCGTCGTCGTGATGGCTGCCCCGGTCGTGTACGCGATCTACCTCAGCCTGTTCCAGACACGCCTCATCGGCGGGACTGCCTTCGTCGGCCTGGCGAACTACCTCGATGCCCTGCAGGACCCGACCTTTCACACGGCACTGCTGCGAGTCATCGGCTACCTGCTCGTCCAGGTCCCGGTGATGCTTGTCCTTGCCGCGATCGCCGCTCTCGCGATCGACAGTGCCCGCCTCTACCTCTCCTCCGTCTTCCGGATCACGATCTTCCTGCCCTACGCGGTTCCGGCGGTCGTCGCCACCCTGATGTGGGGCTTCATGTACGGCACCCGATATGGGCTGATCGGCAACCTCAACGATGCGTTCGGGTGGAGCCTGCCGAACCCGTTGTCCGCCTCCTGGGTGATCGTGGCAATCGGCAACATTGCCGTCTGGTCCTACGTCGGCTACAACATGTTGATCCTCTACTCGGCGTTGCAGCTGATCTCCAAGGACCTCTACGAGGCCGCCGAGATCGACGGCGCCGGTACGTTCCGGGTGATCCGTGCGATCAAGTTGCCTGCCATGCGTCCCTCGCTGGTGGTCTGCATCGTCTTCTCGGTGATCGGTTCCTTCCAACTCTTCAACGAGCCGAACGTGCTCAAGACTTTGGCCCCGAACGCGATCGCCTCCGGCTACACCCCGAACATGTACGCGTACAACCTCGCGTTCGCAGGGCAGCAGTCGAGCTACGCCGCAGCAATTGCGATCGTGCTCGGCATCGTCACCGTGGTGGTCGCGTACATCGTGCAGGCCGTCGGCATGCGACGGGAGGGGACCCGATGA
- a CDS encoding sugar phosphate isomerase/epimerase family protein encodes MSAAALCQHPVAVNPLQFLASRDGWFDPSLAPPREEVLEIVAGAGFTAVQPDLGADEAVSNYAHTLGQAGLRAGPGYLSLDLSDDPAQNRDTIARARVDAARLAELGSPLAFLSLGTGPGHPRFDRPAHGHSTDGDRTARARDLLVATAEAAAAEGLVTALHPHVGSWVETESEIDEVLASGIGFGPDLGHLAWAGADVCGVLTRHRAAIAGVHVKDYDLDLLTEARTNNWDYRRTTAAGVWREPGTGDAPLEEALDVLPSHVWIVVEVDWSVLPPVESVRRSASWVTSAQHHRTTTHGHR; translated from the coding sequence ATGAGCGCGGCTGCCCTGTGCCAGCACCCCGTGGCCGTGAACCCGCTGCAGTTCCTCGCCAGCCGGGACGGCTGGTTCGATCCATCCCTGGCGCCGCCACGCGAGGAGGTGCTGGAGATCGTGGCCGGTGCCGGCTTCACGGCGGTGCAACCTGACCTCGGAGCCGATGAAGCCGTCTCCAACTACGCCCACACCCTGGGGCAAGCGGGTCTGCGAGCAGGTCCCGGCTATCTCTCGCTCGATCTGTCCGATGATCCTGCGCAGAACCGGGACACCATCGCCCGTGCACGCGTCGACGCGGCCCGCCTGGCCGAGCTCGGATCGCCACTCGCCTTCCTCTCCCTCGGCACCGGTCCCGGCCACCCACGTTTTGATCGTCCAGCACACGGGCACAGCACCGATGGCGATCGCACGGCCCGGGCGCGAGACCTCCTCGTCGCCACCGCCGAGGCAGCAGCGGCCGAAGGACTGGTCACGGCCCTCCACCCGCATGTCGGATCTTGGGTGGAGACCGAATCAGAGATCGACGAGGTGCTCGCTTCCGGAATCGGGTTCGGTCCCGATCTGGGGCATCTCGCGTGGGCCGGGGCTGACGTGTGCGGCGTACTCACACGGCACCGAGCGGCGATCGCCGGGGTGCACGTCAAGGATTACGATCTGGACCTCCTCACCGAAGCGCGCACGAACAACTGGGACTACCGCCGCACCACCGCGGCCGGTGTGTGGCGTGAGCCGGGCACTGGCGACGCCCCGCTGGAGGAGGCCCTGGACGTGCTCCCCTCGCACGTGTGGATCGTCGTCGAGGTCGACTGGTCCGTCCTACCGCCGGTGGAGAGCGTCCGGCGCAGCGCATCGTGGGTGACCTCGGCGCAGCACCACCGCACCACCACGCACGGCCACCGATGA
- a CDS encoding FAD-dependent oxidoreductase, which yields MTSTDRIRVLTHADEPLRADVVIIGSGAAGAAVAGEVSRAGASVVMIEAGGLPHDQHLGAHIRNSYPAESQLQTEFGPRILANLVPYQHDPEPLPGLRGQRFTHAVGGMLTFWSHVCAVPDAATEAEPSIPLAELVELWDEAARLLWSEAGIGGVRHQRLVAALTAEIGDLPAGREVQGLPIGARRTADGSLQFSGIDALLDGSDRAGEIQILAEHPARRIDHTGGRAHTVHTARADGSNPVAVSGDVVVVAAGALASPAVLWASGIRPPALGRYLTDHTMLSSRVKLAEPVVEGVTETDELFGVWIPSSSSRPVHTQVVPGWTTGLAFPGTPAWQTADIGQFIGVDPDPGNRLVFDDDHLDRWGLPSVQAQFRLGETDRARTHEAYADHARVADAIRDRTHGLSISLAAPGGSLHLMGSTRIGTDETSSADPTGLIWGTDNVYVAGNGVLSTRNTSNPTLSMVALALRTARTITGAGA from the coding sequence ATGACGTCCACCGATCGAATCCGCGTGCTGACCCACGCTGACGAACCGCTGCGGGCGGATGTGGTGATCATCGGCTCCGGTGCCGCCGGCGCCGCGGTCGCCGGTGAGGTGAGCCGTGCAGGCGCCTCCGTCGTGATGATCGAGGCCGGGGGCCTCCCGCACGATCAGCACCTCGGTGCCCACATCCGCAACTCCTACCCTGCCGAGAGCCAGCTGCAGACCGAGTTCGGCCCCCGTATCCTCGCAAATCTGGTGCCCTACCAGCACGACCCCGAACCGCTGCCCGGACTCAGGGGGCAACGATTCACGCACGCCGTTGGCGGCATGCTGACGTTCTGGTCGCACGTCTGCGCCGTTCCCGACGCGGCGACGGAGGCCGAGCCATCGATCCCGCTCGCTGAGCTTGTCGAGCTGTGGGACGAAGCCGCGCGACTGCTGTGGAGCGAGGCAGGCATCGGCGGAGTACGTCACCAGCGCCTCGTCGCCGCGCTGACGGCTGAGATCGGTGATCTGCCGGCCGGCCGCGAGGTGCAAGGGCTACCCATCGGCGCGCGCCGCACCGCTGACGGATCATTGCAGTTCTCGGGTATCGATGCGCTGCTGGACGGCTCTGACCGAGCGGGAGAGATCCAGATCCTCGCCGAGCACCCTGCGCGCCGGATCGACCACACCGGTGGTCGTGCGCACACAGTGCACACCGCCCGGGCGGACGGCTCGAACCCCGTCGCAGTCTCCGGCGACGTAGTGGTCGTAGCTGCAGGGGCCCTCGCCAGTCCAGCGGTGCTGTGGGCCTCGGGCATCCGCCCACCTGCGCTGGGGCGCTATCTCACCGATCACACGATGCTCAGCTCCCGGGTCAAGCTCGCCGAACCGGTCGTAGAAGGCGTCACGGAGACGGACGAGCTGTTCGGCGTATGGATACCGTCGAGCTCCTCGCGGCCGGTCCACACACAAGTCGTTCCCGGCTGGACCACCGGCCTGGCATTCCCAGGAACGCCCGCGTGGCAGACCGCGGACATCGGCCAGTTCATCGGCGTAGACCCCGATCCCGGGAACCGTCTCGTCTTCGACGACGATCACCTCGACCGCTGGGGTCTGCCATCGGTGCAGGCCCAGTTCCGTCTTGGGGAGACCGATCGCGCCCGCACGCACGAGGCATACGCCGATCACGCGCGCGTGGCCGACGCCATCCGCGACCGCACCCACGGCCTCTCCATCTCGCTGGCCGCCCCCGGGGGGAGCCTGCACCTGATGGGGAGCACCCGGATCGGGACGGACGAAACCAGTTCAGCTGACCCGACCGGCCTCATCTGGGGGACCGACAACGTCTACGTGGCGGGCAACGGTGTGCTGAGCACCCGGAATACCAGCAACCCGACCCTGAGCATGGTGGCGCTCGCGCTGCGAACGGCACGCACGATCACCGGGGCGGGCGCATGA